A region of Campylobacter armoricus DNA encodes the following proteins:
- the purE gene encoding 5-(carboxyamino)imidazole ribonucleotide mutase, whose amino-acid sequence MKFVSILMGSKSDYDVVKEALGVFEQFGVKYEILVTSAHRSPKRTQEYIKEAEDKGAKIFIAAAGMAAHLAGAVAAHTTKPVLGIPMPGSNLASMDSLFSTVQMPSGIPVATLAIGKAGAINAAYLAVQILAIEDEDLGQKLLEDRKKQQEKLIQDSSTIEVFL is encoded by the coding sequence GTGAAATTTGTATCTATATTAATGGGTAGCAAAAGTGATTATGATGTTGTGAAAGAAGCTTTGGGGGTTTTTGAACAATTTGGAGTAAAATATGAAATTTTAGTAACTTCAGCTCATAGAAGCCCTAAAAGAACTCAAGAGTATATAAAAGAAGCTGAAGATAAGGGTGCTAAGATATTTATAGCTGCAGCTGGCATGGCAGCACATTTAGCAGGAGCTGTGGCAGCACATACAACAAAGCCTGTATTGGGCATACCTATGCCAGGAAGTAATTTAGCTAGCATGGATTCTTTATTTTCTACTGTGCAAATGCCTAGTGGTATTCCTGTTGCAACTTTGGCTATAGGTAAAGCTGGAGCTATAAATGCAGCTTATTTAGCAGTGCAAATTTTGGCTATTGAAGATGAAGATTTAGGGCAAAAATTATTAGAGGATAGAAAAAAACAACAAGAAAAATTAATTCAAGATTCTAGCACAATCGAAGTTTTTCTTTAA
- a CDS encoding peptidase U32 family protein: MIIPEIVSPAGNFTKLKIALAYGADAVYAGVSNFSLRARTARDFNYETFKEAIDYTHTKGKKIYVTINGFHFSSQIEGLKRHILKLKEMKPDAFIVASVGVMRLVKELAPEINLHVSTQANILNYLDAQVYKDMGAKRVVIARELGLKDAKDIKNNCDIELESFVHGSMCFAYSGRCLISSVQSGRMSNRGSCANDCRFNYELYAKNPETNTLFRLEEDENGTHVFNSKDLNLSSYIQKIMQENCIHAFKIEGRTKSEYYVALTTRTYKMAVEDVLNNAFDATKYEKEIHTLKNRGFTDGYLVSRAYEKTDSINHNTSIEEGTHQVHAISEDGEVFKCKGKIQLNKEYEILTPINSKIELGENKIGLTYQKDGKNFIVFKQLLAKNNKEFNEIHSGNENEIILPFKLPEFSFLRRSVE, encoded by the coding sequence ATGATTATTCCTGAGATTGTTTCTCCAGCAGGAAATTTTACAAAATTAAAAATTGCATTAGCCTATGGTGCTGATGCAGTTTATGCAGGAGTAAGTAATTTTTCGTTAAGAGCAAGAACTGCCAGGGATTTTAATTATGAAACTTTTAAAGAGGCTATTGATTATACTCATACAAAGGGTAAGAAAATTTATGTAACAATCAATGGTTTTCATTTTAGCTCACAAATTGAAGGTTTAAAAAGACATATTTTAAAACTAAAAGAGATGAAGCCTGATGCTTTTATAGTGGCTTCTGTGGGTGTTATGCGTTTAGTTAAAGAGCTTGCACCTGAAATAAATTTACATGTATCAACCCAAGCTAATATTTTAAATTATTTAGATGCTCAAGTTTATAAGGATATGGGGGCAAAGCGTGTTGTTATAGCAAGAGAATTAGGTCTAAAAGACGCCAAAGATATAAAAAATAATTGCGATATCGAACTAGAAAGTTTTGTTCATGGTTCTATGTGTTTTGCATATTCTGGAAGGTGTTTGATAAGTTCAGTGCAAAGTGGTCGTATGAGTAATCGTGGATCATGTGCGAATGATTGTAGATTTAATTACGAACTTTATGCCAAAAATCCAGAAACTAATACTCTTTTTAGATTAGAAGAGGATGAAAATGGAACTCATGTATTTAATTCTAAAGATTTAAATTTAAGTTCTTATATTCAAAAAATTATGCAAGAAAATTGTATTCACGCTTTTAAAATAGAAGGAAGAACTAAAAGTGAATATTATGTAGCATTAACTACAAGAACTTACAAAATGGCTGTAGAAGATGTGTTAAATAATGCTTTTGATGCTACTAAATATGAAAAAGAAATTCATACTTTAAAAAATCGAGGTTTTACAGATGGATATTTAGTTTCAAGAGCTTATGAAAAAACTGATTCTATTAACCATAATACAAGCATAGAAGAGGGAACTCATCAAGTTCATGCAATAAGTGAAGATGGTGAAGTTTTTAAATGTAAAGGTAAAATACAATTAAACAAAGAATATGAAATTTTAACTCCTATAAATAGTAAAATCGAATTAGGGGAAAATAAAATAGGTTTAACTTATCAAAAAGATGGAAAAAATTTTATAGTTTTTAAACAATTATTAGCAAAAAATAATAAAGAATTTAATGAAATTCATAGTGGTAACGAAAATGAAATTATTTTGCCATTTAAGCTTCCAGAATTTAGCTTTTTAAGAAGGAGTGTTGAGTGA
- a CDS encoding protein phosphatase CheZ, with product MTQEELDALMNSTEDLDLDNVEDTEVKPETDYEDEEKNKQIVNDMINGDYKARADMAWPPPPPSKEHKVVHQLDDVTRDSEIKATEMMEKLEVINDFFANSENELCVISDALNKNIEIFEKLNAKFPNVASFKEAIDTNNNAKNIIDEITGCLQTGQDEVMMAMDAMQYQDIHRQKIERVINVMRALSRYMSSLFEGKIDDEKRVGSAVHIQGDTTADVVSNDDIEALIASLGKK from the coding sequence ATGACTCAAGAAGAATTAGATGCTTTAATGAATAGTACTGAGGACTTAGATCTTGACAATGTAGAGGATACCGAGGTAAAGCCTGAAACAGACTATGAAGATGAAGAAAAAAACAAGCAAATTGTTAATGATATGATCAATGGAGATTATAAAGCAAGAGCAGATATGGCTTGGCCACCACCACCACCTAGTAAAGAGCATAAAGTTGTACATCAGCTTGATGATGTTACAAGAGATAGTGAGATTAAAGCTACTGAAATGATGGAAAAGCTTGAGGTTATCAATGATTTTTTTGCAAATTCTGAGAATGAACTTTGTGTTATTAGTGATGCTCTAAATAAAAACATAGAGATTTTTGAAAAATTAAATGCTAAATTTCCAAATGTAGCAAGTTTTAAAGAAGCTATTGACACAAATAATAATGCTAAAAATATTATTGATGAGATTACAGGTTGTTTGCAAACTGGTCAAGATGAGGTGATGATGGCTATGGATGCTATGCAGTATCAAGATATACATCGTCAAAAAATTGAACGCGTTATAAATGTAATGAGAGCTTTAAGTAGATATATGAGTAGTTTATTTGAAGGTAAAATTGATGATGAAAAACGCGTTGGATCTGCGGTGCATATTCAAGGTGATACAACTGCAGATGTTGTAAGTAATGATGATATAGAGGCCTTGATTGCTAGTTTAGGAAAAAAATGA
- the glnA gene encoding type I glutamate--ammonia ligase produces the protein MGKFVNSIDEFFSYTQEHEVLFVDFRFTDMIGTWHHLTYNIKAIDHKTFENGIPFDASSLHGWQPIEKSDMILKPDVESAFLDPFTADPTIIVICDVYDIYKDQMYEKCPRSIAKKAMQYLNTSNIADTAFFGPENEFFIFDNVKIVDSSNCSKYEVDTEEGEWNDNKDFIDSYNSGHRPRNKGGYFPVSPIDSSVDIRAEMVQVLERVGLKTFVHHHEVAQGQAEIGVEFGNLVEAADNVQIYKYVVKMVAHLNGKTATFMPKPLYGDNGSGMHVHMSLWKDGVNLFYDKEGYGKLSECAINYIGGILGNARSVAAFTNPSSNSYKRIVPGFEAPCILTYSCQNRSASCRVPYGINEKSARVEIRFPDSTSNPYLAFTSLLMAGLDGIKNKIQPVGPMDENLFALTLDEIREKGIEQLPHTLRGSLEALIRKNAFLKPVMSDVFIDDYQHMKFETQVWPVEARPTAYEFKTCYSC, from the coding sequence ATGGGTAAATTTGTAAATAGTATTGATGAGTTTTTTAGTTACACACAAGAGCATGAAGTTTTATTTGTTGATTTTAGATTTACTGATATGATAGGCACATGGCATCATCTTACTTACAACATAAAAGCTATTGATCACAAGACTTTTGAAAACGGAATTCCTTTTGATGCGAGCTCCTTGCATGGATGGCAACCTATAGAAAAATCAGATATGATTTTAAAACCTGATGTAGAAAGTGCATTTTTAGATCCTTTTACAGCAGATCCTACTATTATAGTAATTTGTGATGTATATGATATTTACAAAGATCAAATGTATGAAAAATGTCCAAGAAGTATTGCTAAAAAAGCTATGCAATACTTAAACACAAGTAATATCGCTGATACAGCTTTTTTTGGTCCTGAAAACGAATTTTTTATTTTTGACAATGTAAAAATAGTTGATTCATCAAATTGCTCTAAATATGAAGTTGATACCGAAGAAGGTGAGTGGAATGACAATAAAGATTTTATAGATAGCTACAATAGCGGGCATCGTCCTAGAAATAAAGGTGGATATTTTCCAGTAAGCCCTATTGATTCTAGTGTAGATATTAGAGCTGAAATGGTACAAGTTTTAGAAAGAGTTGGTTTAAAAACTTTCGTACATCATCATGAAGTAGCACAAGGTCAAGCTGAAATAGGCGTAGAATTTGGAAATTTAGTTGAAGCGGCTGATAATGTTCAAATTTATAAATATGTAGTAAAAATGGTAGCACATTTAAATGGTAAAACAGCAACCTTTATGCCAAAACCACTCTATGGGGACAATGGAAGTGGTATGCATGTACATATGAGTCTTTGGAAAGATGGGGTTAATTTATTTTATGATAAAGAAGGCTATGGAAAACTAAGTGAATGTGCAATTAATTATATCGGAGGAATTTTAGGAAATGCTAGAAGTGTTGCTGCATTTACCAATCCTAGTTCAAATTCTTACAAAAGAATAGTTCCAGGTTTTGAAGCACCTTGTATATTAACTTATTCTTGTCAAAATCGTTCTGCAAGTTGTCGCGTGCCTTATGGTATCAATGAAAAAAGCGCAAGAGTTGAAATAAGATTTCCTGATAGCACTTCTAATCCATATTTAGCTTTTACAAGCTTACTCATGGCAGGACTTGATGGTATTAAAAACAAAATTCAACCAGTAGGTCCAATGGATGAAAATTTATTTGCCTTAACTTTAGATGAGATTAGAGAAAAAGGTATAGAACAACTACCTCATACTTTAAGAGGATCTTTAGAAGCGCTTATTAGAAAAAATGCTTTTTTAAAACCTGTAATGAGTGATGTGTTTATTGATGATTATCAACACATGAAATTCGAAACTCAAGTTTGGCCTGTAGAAGCTAGACCTACTGCATATGAGTTTAAAACTTGTTATTCTTGCTAA
- the purU gene encoding formyltetrahydrofolate deformylase — MNEYILKISSSDEKGLIYRISDVIFKYRINIIKNDEFVGENRFFFRAHLEGELDIKAFKGTLEAMLPDNAQIEITPKRKKDIIVLATKETHCLGELLIRQFSGEFNANIKAVVANYDILKPLVNKFNIPFHTILAQDLTRQEHEKKMLECLRQYEFDYIVLAKYMRILSPSFVEHFEGKIINIHHSFLPAFIGANPYKQAYERGVKIIGATAHFVNNNLDEGPIITQDVIPVTHEYSWQAMQQAGRNVEKNVFSKALDLVFDDRIFIHNNKTIVF; from the coding sequence ATGAATGAATATATTTTAAAAATTTCAAGTAGCGATGAAAAAGGTTTGATTTATAGAATTTCAGATGTTATTTTTAAATACAGAATCAATATTATAAAAAATGATGAATTTGTTGGTGAAAATCGTTTTTTCTTTAGAGCACATTTAGAAGGAGAGCTTGATATAAAAGCTTTTAAAGGAACACTTGAAGCTATGCTTCCTGATAATGCACAAATTGAAATTACCCCAAAAAGAAAAAAAGATATTATTGTTTTAGCAACTAAAGAAACACATTGCTTGGGCGAGTTACTTATTCGTCAATTTAGTGGAGAATTTAATGCAAATATCAAAGCTGTAGTGGCAAATTATGACATTTTAAAACCACTGGTAAATAAATTTAATATACCTTTTCATACTATCTTAGCACAAGATTTAACTAGGCAAGAGCATGAAAAAAAAATGCTAGAGTGTTTAAGGCAATATGAGTTTGATTATATTGTTTTGGCTAAATATATGAGAATATTATCTCCATCTTTTGTAGAACATTTTGAAGGAAAGATTATTAATATTCATCATTCTTTTTTACCTGCATTTATAGGGGCTAATCCTTATAAACAAGCCTATGAAAGAGGGGTTAAAATCATAGGCGCAACTGCACATTTTGTAAATAACAATTTAGATGAAGGTCCAATCATTACTCAAGATGTAATACCAGTTACTCATGAGTATTCTTGGCAAGCTATGCAACAAGCGGGGCGTAATGTAGAAAAAAATGTTTTTTCTAAAGCTTTAGATTTAGTGTTTGATGATAGGATTTTTATACATAATAATAAAACAATAGTATTTTAA
- a CDS encoding CCA tRNA nucleotidyltransferase: MQKLKIDLKNDQDFLSIKNILKSYTKRAYLVGGCVRNSFLNLSSDDYDIEIYDIHPKLFDELMKKFGASGVGKSFFVYKYKKFDLALARYENKISKGHKGFEVKVCNDEQEGAKRRDFTINALMVNIFDFEFLDFFNGLQDLQAKIIRHIDDKSFIEDSLRVLRGISFACRFDLMIAKESLKLMQTMDINELSRDRINNELYKIFKTSNLDKAYGYFKILNLEEKIFFYKTQNTEFENLLRQSQKFIKDEALFLYLYLNFFHINKEDFFKKTKLKKELLKKCEQEFVLGIIDDFNLAKIALKIPLCKWLGLWSDERIVQAKKLNLYNHTFESKISANDLLKEGFSGKELGVELEKRRLQELKNYIKEQK; encoded by the coding sequence TTGCAAAAATTGAAGATAGACTTAAAAAATGATCAAGATTTTTTAAGTATTAAAAATATACTTAAATCTTACACAAAAAGGGCTTATTTAGTAGGTGGTTGTGTAAGAAATTCCTTTTTAAATTTATCAAGTGATGATTATGATATAGAAATATATGACATACACCCTAAACTTTTTGATGAACTTATGAAAAAGTTTGGAGCAAGTGGCGTAGGAAAAAGTTTTTTTGTTTATAAGTATAAAAAATTTGATTTAGCTTTAGCACGATATGAAAATAAAATTTCTAAAGGCCACAAAGGTTTTGAGGTTAAAGTTTGCAATGATGAGCAAGAAGGAGCTAAAAGAAGAGATTTTACCATTAATGCTTTAATGGTAAATATTTTTGATTTTGAATTTTTAGATTTTTTTAATGGTTTGCAAGATTTACAAGCAAAGATTATAAGACATATTGATGATAAAAGTTTTATAGAAGATAGTTTAAGAGTGCTTCGTGGAATTTCTTTTGCGTGTAGATTTGATTTAATGATTGCAAAAGAAAGTTTAAAATTAATGCAAACTATGGATATAAATGAACTCTCAAGAGATCGTATTAATAATGAGTTATATAAAATTTTTAAAACTTCAAATCTTGACAAAGCATATGGGTATTTTAAAATTTTAAATTTAGAGGAAAAAATCTTTTTTTATAAAACACAAAATACTGAATTTGAAAATCTTTTAAGACAAAGTCAAAAATTTATTAAAGATGAAGCTTTGTTTTTATATTTGTATTTAAATTTTTTTCATATAAACAAAGAGGATTTTTTTAAAAAAACAAAATTAAAAAAAGAGCTTTTAAAAAAATGCGAACAAGAATTTGTTTTAGGTATAATTGACGATTTTAATTTAGCTAAAATTGCTTTAAAAATACCACTTTGTAAATGGCTTGGACTTTGGAGTGATGAGCGTATTGTGCAAGCTAAAAAATTAAATTTATATAATCATACTTTTGAAAGTAAAATTAGTGCAAATGATTTATTAAAAGAAGGATTTAGCGGGAAAGAGCTTGGAGTTGAACTTGAAAAAAGAAGATTGCAAGAATTAAAAAACTATATAAAGGAGCAAAAATGA
- the ciaD gene encoding effector protein CiaD, with amino-acid sequence MNIEDLAKMAINEVNSELDSKSNKNEEFAPMVEEIKEDINLQEKKNKEEINKVTQELMQELDDLEVNVKDEKQNIDIKIEAIENEKENIQNNEEFFLKNIRERILVLFEGLKNTKDEHLEKRLDITITFLEFLLAKIEDRLKK; translated from the coding sequence ATGAATATAGAAGATTTAGCAAAAATGGCTATAAATGAAGTCAATTCTGAATTAGATAGCAAGAGTAATAAAAATGAAGAGTTTGCTCCTATGGTAGAAGAAATAAAAGAAGATATCAATTTGCAAGAAAAAAAAAATAAAGAAGAGATAAATAAAGTGACACAAGAATTAATGCAAGAGCTTGATGATTTAGAAGTGAATGTTAAAGATGAAAAACAAAATATAGATATAAAAATAGAAGCAATTGAAAATGAAAAAGAAAATATACAAAATAATGAAGAGTTTTTTTTAAAAAATATTAGAGAGCGTATTTTGGTATTATTTGAAGGTTTAAAAAATACCAAAGATGAACATTTGGAAAAAAGATTAGATATAACTATTACTTTTTTAGAGTTTTTACTTGCAAAAATTGAAGATAGACTTAAAAAATGA